In the genome of Acidimicrobiia bacterium, one region contains:
- the pepN gene encoding aminopeptidase N, translating to MTTSRDRLGRDEAARRAEQVSGVQYTLHIDLAAGEKEFGGEATIQFDHSGGDTFLEWMGGRIESFEVNGAESDPEWDGHRISLPASILGSHNRIRVSYRRPYDRTGEGLHHFIDPEDGREYLYTQLEPYSAHRIFPCFDQPDLKATYDLTVTAPSTWEVTGPSSEVEREDVGEGRERRRFATTKPFSTYLMSIVAGEYGSISAGQAPVPMRLLTRASLMPHLERDAASLFDTTTRAMEYFAGLFGEPYPFDKYDQAFVPEFNWGGMENVGNVTYTDTVVFREPPTADRVRRRAEYFTHELAHMWFGDLVTMRWWEDIWLNESFASYAGYLALEALGDHEVWQDFNFRMKAWAYREDQRPTTHRIADSVASTDEVFLNFDGITYGKGAAVLKQLVRASGIEGFSAGLHTYFRRHRFGNANLADFLAALQEGSGLDLVGWAARWLKTPSLNTIGTTLTSTGDTITRLELMQSAPDDHPHLRPHHLDIALVSASGAVTAVPGVIEGVTAVVPEAEGLPVPAFVYPNLGDHAFAKVVLDPGSLEFVTHDMGRLDDALLRQQVWASLYEMTRDAILPAPRYMGLVERLLPDERSLPIVEMVTATLPTVIGRFLPEDGIEEAASRFVATARAAVESVPEGDARVLWARTLVAVAASAPDLVVAAALVDAPPEGLLVDQDMRWSVAVKAIAFGVEGADARLAGERERDPSDRGDRAMASAGSSRPEAGAKQEAWDRIHGDGHGSLAMRRAAASGFWRRSQAALVEPFVSPFFDDLPDRFVEYEAEEAKAYFATFFPRHRVDEELRGRIAALLAGAEIGPMLRRMLVEEDDDLARALRCRAAAASE from the coding sequence ATGACCACATCAAGAGACCGTCTCGGCCGCGACGAGGCCGCCCGGCGCGCCGAGCAGGTGTCCGGAGTCCAGTACACCCTGCACATCGATCTCGCCGCCGGCGAGAAGGAGTTCGGCGGCGAGGCCACGATTCAGTTCGACCACTCCGGCGGGGACACCTTCCTGGAGTGGATGGGCGGGCGCATCGAGTCGTTCGAGGTGAACGGGGCCGAGTCGGACCCGGAGTGGGACGGCCACCGGATCTCCCTTCCCGCCTCCATCCTCGGGTCGCACAACCGGATCCGTGTCTCCTACCGGCGCCCCTACGACCGGACCGGTGAGGGGCTGCACCACTTCATCGATCCCGAGGACGGACGGGAGTACCTCTACACCCAGTTGGAGCCGTACTCCGCCCATCGCATCTTCCCCTGCTTCGACCAACCCGACCTCAAGGCCACCTACGACCTGACGGTGACCGCCCCCTCCACCTGGGAGGTGACCGGTCCCTCGTCGGAGGTGGAGCGTGAGGATGTCGGAGAAGGGCGTGAACGGCGGCGGTTCGCCACCACCAAACCCTTCAGCACCTACCTGATGTCGATCGTCGCCGGAGAGTACGGGTCGATCTCCGCCGGCCAGGCACCGGTGCCGATGCGGCTCCTCACCCGTGCATCTCTCATGCCACACCTGGAGCGAGACGCCGCGTCGCTGTTCGACACCACCACGCGTGCGATGGAGTACTTCGCCGGTCTGTTCGGCGAGCCTTATCCCTTCGACAAGTACGACCAGGCGTTCGTCCCCGAGTTCAACTGGGGGGGCATGGAGAACGTGGGCAACGTCACCTACACCGACACCGTGGTGTTCCGTGAGCCGCCCACCGCCGATCGGGTGCGGCGTCGGGCGGAGTACTTCACCCACGAGCTCGCCCACATGTGGTTCGGGGACCTGGTGACCATGCGCTGGTGGGAGGACATCTGGCTCAACGAGTCGTTCGCCTCATACGCCGGCTACCTGGCACTCGAAGCGCTGGGCGACCACGAGGTGTGGCAGGACTTCAACTTCCGCATGAAGGCATGGGCGTACCGGGAGGATCAGCGCCCCACGACCCATCGCATCGCCGATTCGGTGGCCTCGACCGACGAGGTGTTCCTCAACTTCGACGGCATCACCTACGGCAAGGGGGCTGCGGTCCTGAAGCAGCTGGTGCGCGCCAGCGGGATCGAAGGCTTTTCGGCGGGCCTGCACACCTACTTTCGCCGTCACCGCTTCGGCAACGCCAACCTCGCCGACTTCCTGGCGGCACTGCAGGAGGGCAGCGGCCTCGATCTCGTGGGCTGGGCGGCGCGCTGGCTGAAGACTCCCTCACTCAACACGATCGGGACCACCCTCACCTCGACCGGTGACACCATCACCCGCCTCGAACTGATGCAGTCGGCGCCCGACGACCATCCCCACCTGCGGCCGCACCACCTGGACATCGCCCTGGTGTCGGCATCGGGCGCCGTCACTGCGGTGCCGGGCGTGATCGAGGGGGTCACCGCAGTCGTGCCCGAGGCCGAAGGCCTTCCGGTCCCCGCCTTCGTGTACCCCAACCTGGGCGACCACGCCTTCGCCAAGGTCGTCCTCGACCCGGGCTCGCTCGAGTTCGTGACGCACGACATGGGCCGGCTCGACGACGCCCTGCTGCGCCAGCAGGTGTGGGCGTCCCTGTACGAGATGACCCGTGACGCCATCCTTCCCGCTCCCCGATACATGGGCCTCGTGGAGCGCCTCCTCCCGGATGAGCGGTCGCTCCCGATCGTGGAGATGGTTACGGCAACCCTGCCGACGGTGATCGGCCGCTTCCTCCCCGAGGATGGGATCGAGGAGGCGGCGAGCAGGTTCGTCGCCACGGCGCGCGCCGCCGTGGAGTCGGTACCCGAGGGCGACGCCCGCGTGCTGTGGGCGAGGACGCTGGTCGCTGTCGCCGCCTCGGCGCCCGACCTGGTGGTTGCCGCCGCCCTGGTCGACGCTCCTCCTGAGGGGCTGCTGGTGGATCAGGACATGCGGTGGTCGGTGGCGGTCAAGGCGATCGCCTTCGGCGTCGAGGGCGCCGACGCCAGGCTCGCCGGAGAACGGGAACGCGACCCGTCAGACCGGGGCGATCGAGCCATGGCCTCAGCCGGATCCTCGCGCCCCGAAGCCGGGGCCAAGCAGGAGGCGTGGGACCGCATCCACGGCGACGGTCACGGGTCGCTCGCCATGCGCCGCGCCGCCGCCTCCGGGTTCTGGCGCCGCTCCCAGGCGGCGCTGGTCGAGCCATTCGTCTCGCCGTTCTTCGACGACCTTCCGGATCGGTTCGTCGAGTACGAGGCGGAGGAGGCGAAGGCCTACTTCGCCACCTTCTTCCCCCGGCACCGCGTCGACGAGGAGCTGAGAGGAAGGATCGCCGCCCTTCTTGCCGGGGCCGAGATCGGGCCCATGCTGCGCCGCATGCTCGTCGAGGAGGACGACGACCTCGCCCGAGCACTGCGATGTCGCGCCGCCGCGGCGTCGGAATGA
- a CDS encoding LCP family protein, producing MPRPSNPFLAALLSALVPGAGQWYAGARRRARPYLLITIGLVVPAAFLYLMIFYVSGLGLAITLSRPFFEHPTLLGVLLVANALLLVFRAVAVVDAYLLARRSSTQSRSGGVMAVGLAALLFLTALPHGWVGERNLLLYDLMTHDFSADPGQVPLDQVTSTTAGEGGTTSSQVTTTTLSDAFPEAGRVNVLLMGGDAGVDREGIRTDTMIVVSIDPETGWTAMLGIPRNLTHIPIPSDHPATNAWDSCDGCFPLLANQVYEWGLVRPDLFGGPNSGGNSMKVIMGHLLGIDIHYFALVDLEGFIEIIDAIGGVDITVTARIYDTEYPNPDGTFSVIDLQPGEYHMDGEMALYYTRSRQGSNDFDRMNRQRCLLEAIAAQTDPVTAIRQFPTLVPAIESSVITDVPVSVIPDFIGLLEKVNVEEVVSIRFMPDAPEFAGTPTSYIGAWTDDRFPIPDREFIAATVDTALSLPPLQAIEQLNLQPIDDVCGSSG from the coding sequence ATGCCCCGCCCGAGCAACCCATTTCTCGCCGCGTTGCTCTCCGCCCTGGTGCCGGGGGCGGGTCAGTGGTACGCCGGGGCACGGCGGAGGGCGCGCCCCTACCTGCTGATCACCATCGGTCTCGTGGTGCCGGCGGCGTTCCTCTACCTGATGATCTTCTATGTCAGCGGCCTCGGGTTGGCGATAACGCTGTCGCGCCCCTTCTTCGAGCACCCGACCCTGCTGGGGGTCCTGCTGGTGGCCAACGCCCTCCTGCTGGTGTTCCGCGCCGTGGCGGTGGTCGATGCCTACCTGTTGGCCCGGCGGTCGTCGACGCAATCCCGGTCGGGCGGTGTCATGGCCGTGGGTCTGGCGGCACTCCTGTTCCTGACCGCCCTTCCCCACGGCTGGGTTGGTGAGCGCAACCTGCTCCTCTACGACCTGATGACCCACGATTTCTCCGCCGACCCCGGGCAGGTGCCGCTGGATCAGGTGACATCCACCACCGCTGGCGAAGGCGGCACCACGAGCAGCCAGGTGACTACCACGACGCTCTCCGATGCCTTCCCCGAGGCGGGCCGGGTGAACGTCCTGCTGATGGGCGGGGATGCCGGCGTCGACCGGGAGGGGATCCGCACCGACACCATGATCGTGGTCAGCATCGACCCGGAGACCGGATGGACGGCGATGCTCGGGATCCCCCGCAACCTGACCCACATACCGATCCCGTCGGACCACCCTGCCACCAACGCCTGGGACTCCTGCGACGGGTGCTTCCCGCTGCTCGCCAACCAGGTCTACGAATGGGGCCTGGTCCGGCCCGACCTCTTCGGCGGCCCCAACTCGGGCGGCAACAGCATGAAGGTGATCATGGGACACCTGCTGGGGATCGACATCCATTACTTCGCCCTGGTCGACCTGGAAGGCTTCATCGAGATCATCGATGCGATCGGCGGCGTGGACATCACAGTGACTGCCCGGATCTACGACACCGAGTACCCCAACCCCGACGGAACCTTCTCGGTGATCGACCTCCAGCCTGGCGAGTACCACATGGACGGCGAGATGGCCCTCTACTACACCCGATCCCGCCAGGGCTCCAACGACTTCGACCGGATGAACCGGCAACGGTGCCTCCTGGAGGCGATCGCCGCCCAGACCGACCCGGTGACCGCCATCCGCCAATTCCCCACCCTGGTTCCCGCCATCGAGAGCAGTGTCATCACCGACGTGCCGGTGAGCGTCATACCCGACTTCATCGGGCTCCTAGAGAAGGTGAACGTCGAAGAGGTGGTCTCGATCCGGTTCATGCCCGACGCCCCGGAGTTCGCCGGCACCCCGACGTCGTACATAGGCGCCTGGACCGACGACCGGTTCCCGATACCCGATCGGGAGTTCATCGCCGCCACGGTGGACACCGCGCTCTCCCTGCCGCCTCTGCAGGCAATCGAGCAGCTCAACCTGCAGCCGATCGACGACGTCTGCGGGAGCTCCGGCTAG
- a CDS encoding ABC transporter permease codes for MEFLGDVLRDALELLGAFGSELREVLGLTIVVSGLATVIGAGIGIPLGIALAAGRFRGRTGLTILVNTGMGMPPVLAGLVLLLLLWNQGPLGSWGLLFTPAAMIAAQSMLAIPIAAGVTAGAVRSLPPEALEHIRAMRLPRGRAGMVLGREAWPGVAAAVAAAFGRVVSEVGAVLVVGGNIEGETRVLTTAIVQEARRAEFGAALALGIILFLLALAVNGVLTWLQLREAR; via the coding sequence ATGGAGTTCCTCGGGGACGTCCTGCGCGACGCCCTGGAGCTCCTCGGGGCCTTCGGGTCGGAGCTGCGTGAGGTCCTCGGCCTCACGATCGTGGTCTCCGGGCTGGCCACCGTCATCGGGGCCGGGATCGGGATACCGCTCGGCATCGCCCTCGCCGCCGGCAGGTTCCGCGGTCGCACCGGGCTCACCATCCTGGTCAACACCGGCATGGGGATGCCGCCGGTCCTCGCCGGCCTGGTGCTGCTCCTCCTGCTGTGGAATCAGGGTCCCCTGGGATCATGGGGTCTCCTGTTCACGCCGGCGGCCATGATCGCCGCCCAGTCGATGCTCGCCATCCCCATCGCCGCCGGGGTCACGGCCGGGGCGGTGCGGTCCCTGCCGCCCGAGGCGCTCGAGCACATCCGGGCCATGCGCCTGCCGCGGGGGCGGGCGGGGATGGTGCTGGGACGCGAGGCGTGGCCGGGGGTGGCGGCAGCCGTGGCGGCCGCCTTCGGCCGCGTGGTGTCGGAGGTGGGTGCCGTCCTGGTGGTCGGGGGCAACATCGAGGGCGAGACCAGGGTCCTCACCACGGCGATCGTCCAGGAGGCGCGCCGCGCCGAGTTCGGGGCGGCACTGGCTCTCGGGATCATCCTCTTCCTGCTCGCCCTTGCGGTCAACGGAGTGCTCACCTGGCTGCAGCTCCGGGAGGCCCGATGA
- a CDS encoding ATP-binding cassette domain-containing protein: MTGIAIAGIDLDLGPLHLVIDELTVGSGETLVLFGPNGAGKTTLLRCIAGLAPGCAGVEAAYLPQRPWVLRGPARRTLHLGSGPAGIERAEALAASMGLGGRLEGPGRALSGGERQRLALAAVLARSEPVVLLDEPLGALDAADRPSVAAIVRDALRDRSAVVVTHDRDEAVMLGDEMAVLIGGRIRQRGPAAEVVSLPADEGVAGVLGVANAVVGEVVEAAPGLAAVVAGSGVLVWGLGDATVGAPGTALFGAETVTVFRGGDAASGSARNHWTGRVVALRQVGRLVEVVAEVGVTVAALLTPGSVEAMRLEVGEVVTLSVKATAVRVVPR; the protein is encoded by the coding sequence ATGACCGGGATCGCCATCGCAGGCATCGACCTCGATCTCGGGCCACTGCACCTCGTCATCGACGAGCTCACCGTCGGCTCGGGCGAGACCCTGGTCCTGTTCGGACCCAACGGCGCCGGCAAGACCACGCTGCTGAGATGCATCGCCGGGCTGGCTCCCGGTTGCGCCGGGGTGGAGGCGGCGTACCTCCCGCAGCGTCCGTGGGTGCTGCGCGGGCCGGCGCGACGGACACTGCATCTGGGATCGGGCCCGGCCGGCATCGAGAGGGCCGAGGCCCTCGCTGCCTCGATGGGCCTCGGTGGGAGGCTCGAAGGGCCAGGACGCGCCCTCTCGGGCGGGGAACGTCAGCGGCTGGCGCTCGCTGCCGTCCTGGCGAGGTCCGAGCCAGTGGTGCTGCTCGACGAGCCGCTAGGGGCACTCGATGCGGCGGACCGCCCCTCGGTGGCGGCCATCGTGCGGGATGCGCTGCGGGACAGGTCGGCGGTGGTGGTGACCCACGACCGGGACGAGGCGGTGATGCTCGGCGACGAGATGGCGGTGCTCATCGGCGGCCGGATCAGGCAGCGGGGGCCGGCCGCCGAGGTGGTGTCGCTGCCCGCCGACGAGGGGGTGGCCGGGGTGCTCGGTGTGGCCAACGCCGTGGTCGGAGAGGTGGTCGAAGCCGCTCCCGGGCTGGCCGCCGTGGTCGCAGGGTCGGGGGTCCTGGTCTGGGGCCTCGGCGACGCCACCGTCGGTGCGCCGGGTACCGCCCTGTTCGGGGCCGAGACGGTGACCGTCTTCCGGGGAGGCGACGCCGCCAGCGGATCGGCCCGCAACCACTGGACGGGGCGGGTGGTCGCCCTCCGCCAGGTGGGGAGGCTGGTCGAGGTGGTGGCCGAAGTCGGGGTGACCGTGGCTGCCCTGCTCACCCCGGGGAGCGTCGAGGCGATGCGCCTGGAGGTCGGCGAGGTGGTGACACTGTCGGTGAAGGCGACGGCGGTCAGGGTCGTTCCCAGGTGA
- a CDS encoding substrate-binding domain-containing protein, producing the protein MRRSLGIAVAVSVLAFGVASCGAAEERVVVAAGTTLVDSGILDDLVSAYERARPEARISVVGDATARVLALGRSETASVLITHSPESEERFLEEAGAARYELLMMSHFLLLGPAEAVTSLAGMSAAEAFAAIAGQRFVARADGSGTSEAEAAIWSAAGIDPSAETWYSTTGLGMAETLQVAETRGAFVLAEAGAYLEASGVLSLVPAALAPGPLLDNPYHLILTVGAPQEATALVEWLLSPEGRDALHRAQRERFGEVVYQAP; encoded by the coding sequence GTGAGGCGTTCCCTGGGTATCGCCGTCGCCGTTTCGGTGCTGGCGTTCGGAGTCGCCTCCTGCGGCGCTGCTGAGGAACGCGTCGTGGTGGCTGCGGGCACCACGCTGGTCGACTCCGGGATCCTGGACGATCTCGTCTCCGCGTACGAGCGGGCGCGGCCTGAGGCGCGGATCTCCGTGGTCGGGGACGCCACTGCCCGGGTACTGGCGCTGGGCCGCAGCGAAACGGCCTCTGTGCTGATCACGCATTCGCCTGAAAGTGAGGAGCGGTTCCTCGAGGAGGCGGGCGCCGCCCGATACGAGTTGCTGATGATGAGCCACTTCCTGCTGCTCGGCCCCGCCGAGGCGGTGACCTCGCTGGCCGGGATGTCGGCGGCCGAGGCGTTCGCCGCCATCGCCGGACAGCGGTTCGTCGCCCGGGCGGATGGCTCGGGCACCTCCGAGGCCGAGGCCGCCATCTGGAGTGCCGCCGGGATCGATCCATCGGCCGAGACCTGGTACTCGACGACCGGGTTGGGAATGGCGGAGACGCTTCAGGTGGCCGAAACGCGGGGTGCCTTCGTTCTCGCCGAGGCGGGGGCCTACCTGGAGGCTTCCGGGGTCCTCTCCCTGGTTCCGGCGGCCCTCGCTCCCGGGCCCCTCCTCGACAACCCGTACCACCTCATCCTCACCGTGGGGGCCCCCCAGGAGGCGACGGCCCTGGTCGAGTGGCTGCTCTCGCCGGAAGGCCGCGACGCACTGCACCGCGCTCAGCGGGAGCGGTTCGGCGAGGTCGTGTACCAGGCACCATGA
- a CDS encoding MFS transporter translates to MSGAPKPVARRLTATLFAGVAISRTGYIAAITVVTLVAKDMLGSATWAGLPGAVSVLGSALGSTRLSALMERHGRRPGIAGGYAMMALGGAGAATATAIGSFCVLIVAMAVFGFGASADNLGRYAAADVHPPARRGTAIAFVVWAGTIGSVVGPSLLGPAEDLGTALGIEPLAGGFLLAVIGALAAMAVIQVLLRPDPLTFADRGDPLEPSTTGRVPMSHAALTALTALAIGQVVMVVIMAMTPIHVRDHGHGLGTVGVIISAHTLGMFAVSPITGLLADRLGRVPVIVTGHLILAVSALLAAVADPAASGVLTVALFLLGLGWNFSFVGGSALLSDGLLPALRVRRQGQGDSVVWVGGAVASLASGFVLAASSYAVLCFVGAALTVVPLMVVTGGRRLAAQRSDSA, encoded by the coding sequence ATGAGCGGCGCCCCCAAGCCGGTCGCCCGGAGACTCACCGCCACGCTGTTCGCAGGCGTGGCGATCAGCCGCACCGGCTACATCGCGGCGATCACCGTCGTCACCCTGGTGGCCAAGGACATGCTCGGCTCGGCGACCTGGGCCGGGCTCCCCGGTGCGGTGTCGGTGCTCGGCTCGGCCCTGGGGAGCACCCGCCTCTCGGCGCTGATGGAGCGTCACGGCAGGCGGCCCGGCATCGCAGGCGGCTACGCGATGATGGCACTAGGAGGGGCAGGGGCGGCGACCGCCACCGCCATCGGATCGTTCTGCGTGCTGATCGTCGCCATGGCGGTGTTCGGGTTCGGCGCCAGCGCCGACAACCTGGGGCGCTACGCCGCAGCCGACGTGCACCCTCCGGCTCGCCGGGGAACGGCGATCGCCTTCGTGGTGTGGGCAGGCACCATCGGATCGGTGGTCGGCCCTTCACTGCTCGGTCCGGCGGAGGACCTGGGAACGGCCCTGGGGATCGAGCCTCTCGCCGGCGGCTTCCTGCTGGCCGTGATCGGCGCCCTCGCCGCCATGGCGGTCATCCAGGTCCTGCTCAGGCCCGACCCCCTCACCTTCGCCGATCGGGGCGATCCCCTGGAGCCGTCCACCACCGGCCGGGTTCCCATGTCGCACGCCGCTCTGACCGCATTGACCGCACTGGCCATCGGACAGGTGGTCATGGTGGTGATCATGGCGATGACCCCCATCCATGTGCGGGACCACGGCCACGGCCTGGGAACGGTCGGGGTGATCATCTCCGCCCACACGCTGGGCATGTTCGCCGTGTCCCCGATCACCGGGCTCCTCGCCGACCGCCTGGGGAGGGTTCCGGTCATCGTCACCGGACACCTCATCCTGGCGGTGTCGGCCCTGCTGGCGGCGGTGGCCGACCCGGCCGCCAGCGGGGTGCTCACCGTGGCCCTCTTCCTCCTCGGGCTCGGCTGGAACTTCTCCTTCGTGGGCGGATCGGCCCTGCTCAGCGATGGGCTGTTGCCGGCTCTGCGGGTGCGGCGCCAGGGGCAGGGGGACTCGGTGGTGTGGGTCGGTGGCGCCGTCGCCAGCCTGGCCTCGGGGTTCGTACTGGCGGCGAGCAGCTACGCCGTGCTGTGCTTCGTGGGAGCAGCGCTGACCGTGGTCCCGTTGATGGTCGTGACCGGGGGGCGCCGCCTGGCGGCACAACGGAGCGACTCCGCCTGA
- a CDS encoding phosphatidylglycerophosphatase A — MRRLLASSLGLGLIPRRLWGTDAGAGTFGAALGAALGGGLLLIEAAWWVGALLAAALLVLSVWAARPFASDHSDPGWVSIDETAGTLVALIGLGGLPWIVALVVGRLADIFKVLPGVRGAERLPGAWGVTADDLMAGLYGLAVGWALTMAA, encoded by the coding sequence ATGCGCCGCCTCCTCGCCTCTTCCCTCGGCCTCGGCCTCATCCCCCGGCGCCTGTGGGGCACCGACGCCGGGGCGGGCACCTTCGGTGCCGCCCTGGGCGCCGCCCTGGGCGGCGGGCTGCTGCTGATCGAGGCGGCATGGTGGGTGGGGGCGCTGCTCGCTGCGGCACTCCTGGTGCTCTCGGTCTGGGCGGCGCGCCCGTTCGCCTCGGACCATTCCGACCCCGGCTGGGTGTCCATCGACGAGACCGCTGGGACGCTGGTGGCCCTCATCGGGCTGGGCGGCCTCCCGTGGATTGTCGCCCTGGTGGTCGGCCGGCTGGCCGACATCTTCAAGGTCCTGCCCGGCGTGAGAGGCGCCGAACGGCTCCCCGGCGCCTGGGGTGTGACGGCCGACGACCTGATGGCCGGACTGTACGGACTGGCGGTGGGATGGGCCCTGACCATGGCGGCATGA
- a CDS encoding S9 family peptidase, with protein sequence MDPTSLDRFFTPSDPQIHPDGVRVAFVVSRMDFDSDRYERRIWLWDGVEARPFTHGPVDSRPRWSPDGSSLAFLRSSGEPGATPQVAVMPAGGGEARLLTSFDGGAEEAEWSPDGSRLAVVATTLVDPDLDGDERKRRPRRVAGPNYRFDSIGWLADRTRSIFVQDPDGGDPVRLTSGAGRDSGVAWRPDGEAVGFLSARHPRAFIDPGQQPWEVAAGGGEPTALAEVGAWSGISYGPDGTVHLIGDPDPWDQPGTSGVWRLKGEVPERLAADLDRNFAVPSPPVAPGGPQWLADGSFRSVVEDRGTTMVVGVGHDGAWHRLASGDRLVTGLTTRADGSAFVMTVTTPTDPGEVVWWEGGEERTITALNEGFRAEAGLLEPQHFVVEHDGVELDAWVVLPPGEEKVPLLLNIHGGPATQYGFGFFDEFQVYAGAGFGVVGCNPRGSSGRGRDFVRVPVGRWTEERPPDLEDVLTVVDAALARFPRLDPERMGIMGGSYGGFLTARIVAVDHRWRSAVPERGVYSWTSFAGTSDIGHTFPHHYLGRWSHDEWSSLWQASPLAMAHRITTPCLIVHSEDDHRCPIEQAEQLFAVLIANDVEAEMLRFPGSSHELSRGGRPRYRRERFEAILEWHRRHLDVTT encoded by the coding sequence ATGGACCCGACATCGCTCGATCGCTTCTTCACGCCCTCGGACCCGCAGATCCATCCCGACGGGGTGCGGGTCGCCTTCGTCGTCTCCCGGATGGACTTCGATTCGGACCGCTATGAGCGTCGCATCTGGTTGTGGGATGGGGTCGAGGCCCGTCCCTTCACCCACGGACCCGTGGACTCTCGCCCCCGGTGGTCGCCCGACGGATCGTCGCTGGCCTTTCTTCGCTCTTCCGGCGAGCCGGGTGCCACGCCCCAGGTGGCGGTGATGCCAGCCGGAGGGGGGGAGGCCAGGCTGCTCACCTCTTTCGACGGCGGCGCCGAGGAGGCCGAGTGGTCACCGGACGGCTCGCGCCTGGCAGTGGTGGCCACGACGCTGGTCGACCCCGACCTGGATGGCGACGAACGCAAGCGCCGACCCCGGCGGGTCGCCGGCCCCAACTACCGTTTCGACAGCATCGGGTGGCTCGCCGATCGCACCCGGAGCATCTTCGTCCAGGACCCCGACGGCGGGGATCCGGTGCGCCTCACCTCCGGTGCGGGTCGTGACTCCGGTGTCGCCTGGCGTCCCGACGGCGAGGCCGTCGGCTTCCTGAGCGCCCGCCACCCGAGGGCGTTCATCGATCCCGGCCAGCAGCCCTGGGAGGTGGCGGCGGGCGGAGGGGAGCCCACGGCGCTGGCCGAGGTGGGTGCCTGGTCGGGGATCTCCTACGGTCCCGACGGGACCGTCCATCTCATCGGCGATCCCGACCCGTGGGACCAGCCGGGGACCTCTGGGGTCTGGCGCCTGAAGGGCGAGGTCCCGGAGCGCCTCGCCGCCGACCTCGACCGCAACTTCGCCGTGCCCTCGCCGCCGGTGGCGCCCGGTGGCCCCCAGTGGCTAGCCGATGGTTCGTTCCGATCCGTGGTTGAGGACCGGGGGACCACCATGGTGGTCGGGGTAGGGCACGACGGAGCCTGGCACAGACTGGCGTCCGGCGACCGCCTGGTCACCGGACTCACCACGCGTGCCGACGGCTCGGCGTTCGTGATGACGGTCACCACCCCCACCGACCCGGGGGAGGTCGTCTGGTGGGAGGGCGGCGAGGAGCGCACCATCACGGCGCTCAACGAGGGGTTTCGGGCGGAGGCCGGCTTGTTGGAGCCGCAACACTTCGTGGTGGAACACGACGGGGTCGAGCTCGACGCCTGGGTGGTGCTTCCCCCCGGGGAGGAAAAGGTCCCCTTGCTGCTCAACATCCATGGCGGGCCCGCCACCCAGTACGGGTTCGGGTTCTTCGATGAGTTCCAGGTGTATGCCGGCGCCGGGTTCGGGGTCGTCGGGTGCAATCCTCGAGGGTCTTCGGGACGGGGCCGCGACTTCGTGCGGGTGCCGGTGGGACGGTGGACAGAGGAGCGCCCGCCGGACCTGGAGGACGTGCTGACCGTGGTCGACGCCGCCCTGGCCCGCTTTCCCCGGCTGGACCCCGAGCGGATGGGGATCATGGGCGGCTCCTACGGCGGGTTCCTCACCGCCCGCATCGTCGCCGTCGATCATCGGTGGCGCTCGGCGGTCCCCGAGCGGGGCGTCTACTCCTGGACGTCCTTTGCCGGCACCTCCGACATCGGGCACACCTTCCCCCACCACTACCTGGGGAGGTGGAGCCATGACGAGTGGTCGTCGTTGTGGCAGGCGAGCCCGCTGGCCATGGCCCACCGGATCACCACGCCCTGCCTCATCGTGCACTCGGAGGACGACCACCGATGCCCGATCGAGCAGGCCGAGCAGCTGTTCGCCGTTCTGATCGCCAACGACGTCGAGGCCGAGATGCTTCGCTTCCCGGGGAGCAGCCATGAGCTGTCACGCGGGGGAAGGCCTCGTTACCGGAGGGAGCGATTCGAGGCGATCCTGGAGTGGCATCGTCGTCATCTCGATGTGACAACATAG